The following are encoded in a window of Pseudomonadota bacterium genomic DNA:
- a CDS encoding lytic murein transglycosylase — protein MQWRSGTIVGLVMALLAIPAAVSAQQSDGFPRWLETFRARALSEGISPAVVDDALGDVALDDSVVVLDQKQPETKITFSKYISNTISPRRIRIGRAMLQEHHAVLQKISRRYGVQPKYIVALWAIESDYGNNKGGFSVVQSLATLAYEGRRAAFFGDELIAALKILEAENLRADELTGSWAGAMGDCQFMPSTYLRYAVDGNGDGKRDIWNEPADVFASVAHYLNALGWNKKEGWGRAVSVPEGITIEQADLKQPHPASYWRARGFTYEGGAAVPDTQATRYAMLPGTAEEGAYLVTDNFQALLQWNRSRYFATSVGMLADAIGE, from the coding sequence ATGCAGTGGCGCAGTGGTACAATCGTTGGGCTGGTGATGGCGCTTTTGGCCATTCCGGCTGCCGTTTCGGCCCAGCAATCGGACGGATTTCCGCGGTGGCTTGAAACCTTCCGCGCCCGCGCGCTGAGCGAAGGGATTTCGCCCGCGGTGGTGGATGATGCCTTGGGCGATGTGGCGCTCGATGATTCGGTGGTGGTGCTGGACCAGAAGCAGCCGGAAACGAAAATTACCTTCAGCAAATATATCAGTAACACCATTTCGCCGCGCCGTATCCGTATTGGGCGGGCGATGCTGCAGGAGCATCATGCGGTGCTGCAGAAAATCAGCCGCCGTTATGGCGTGCAGCCGAAATACATCGTCGCACTGTGGGCGATTGAATCGGATTATGGCAATAACAAGGGCGGGTTTTCGGTGGTGCAGTCGCTGGCGACGCTGGCTTATGAAGGCCGCCGCGCGGCGTTTTTTGGCGATGAGCTGATCGCCGCACTCAAAATCCTTGAAGCTGAGAACCTGCGCGCGGATGAGCTGACGGGCTCCTGGGCGGGGGCGATGGGCGATTGCCAGTTCATGCCCAGCACCTACCTGCGCTATGCGGTGGATGGCAATGGCGACGGCAAGCGCGACATCTGGAACGAACCGGCGGATGTGTTCGCCTCGGTCGCCCATTACCTGAACGCGCTGGGCTGGAACAAAAAAGAAGGCTGGGGCCGCGCCGTGAGCGTGCCGGAAGGCATCACGATTGAGCAAGCCGACCTCAAGCAACCGCACCCGGCCAGCTATTGGCGCGCGCGTGGGTTTACGTATGAAGGTGGCGCCGCCGTTCCCGATACGCAGGCCACGCGCTATGCGATGCTGCCCGGCACGGCCGAAGAGGGCGCCTACCTTGTGACCGACAATTTTCAGGCGCTGCTGCAATGGAATCGCTCGCGCTATTTCGCCACGTCCGTCGGCATGCTGGCCGATGCTATCGGAGAATAA